Proteins encoded by one window of Flagellimonas lutaonensis:
- a CDS encoding response regulator — protein MKKIKCACVIDDDPICTYWTKKMMDELMFSEDTLIYENGQDALEGLKNIIDRGEQLPEVILLDLNMPIMDGWDFLEDFVKLPNHSKGNVHVYIVSSSVAQQDLERAKKFDVVNNYILKPLTHKELTQILKAVA, from the coding sequence ATGAAGAAGATCAAGTGTGCGTGCGTAATTGATGATGATCCGATATGTACTTATTGGACAAAGAAAATGATGGATGAACTCATGTTTTCAGAAGACACCCTAATCTATGAAAACGGTCAAGACGCCCTTGAAGGGTTAAAAAACATTATAGACCGGGGCGAACAGCTGCCTGAGGTCATATTGTTGGACCTTAATATGCCTATAATGGATGGATGGGACTTTTTGGAAGACTTTGTTAAATTGCCCAACCATAGTAAAGGTAATGTTCATGTGTACATAGTGAGTTCATCGGTGGCCCAACAAGATTTGGAACGTGCCAAAAAGTTTGATGTAGTGAACAACTACATTTTAAAGCCCTTGACACATAAAGAACTAACGCAAATATTGAAAGCAGTCGCATAG
- a CDS encoding sensor histidine kinase, with protein MAKIGFWEVDLVKNTVFWSEITKQIHEVPEDYVPNLKEGINFYKEGKDRELISQAVSNGIATGEPWDVELIIVTAKGRELWVRAQGEAELANGKAVRLFGTFQDIDDKKRKDLAYSQAMERLALATNVAKIGVWDYDVVQNNLIWDDNMFKLYGLNRSNFSGEVEAWESSVHPEDKKRGQKELALALAGEKEFNTEFRIIQPTGEIRRIKATATVKRDQNGHPIQMIGTNWDITELKETQLQLERTIESFNGAFENSSIGMALVGLNGKWITVNNSLCKSIGYTSKELMGLTFQDLTHPDDLKKDLGLLKQLVDGEIETYQIEKRYFHKKGHIVYVLLTVTAVHDIDGNLSHFISQIVDITSRVEAQRKQQELNKIALEQNKNLMNFAHIVSHNLRSHATNMTMLLGFLSKEKDGEEFQKILSMLQSASLGLNETVDHLNEVVQIKTTTLDNLKSVNLWEAIAHTKNNIRAQIDELDTTIKVNVPNDLFIKAVPAYLDSILLNLFTNALKYSSTERAPIIEIDTKIQNGKVELRFSDNGLGIDLDRHGEKIFGMFKTFHRHKDAKGIGLFITKNQVEAMGGKITVESEPNLGTSFILTFDLAKKKMIHEEDQVCVRN; from the coding sequence ATGGCCAAAATCGGCTTTTGGGAGGTCGATTTGGTAAAAAACACTGTTTTTTGGTCAGAGATCACCAAACAAATTCATGAGGTGCCGGAAGATTATGTCCCAAATCTCAAAGAGGGCATCAACTTTTATAAAGAAGGAAAAGACCGCGAATTGATTTCACAAGCGGTAAGCAATGGCATCGCCACGGGTGAGCCCTGGGATGTCGAACTGATCATTGTGACCGCAAAGGGGCGTGAACTATGGGTACGTGCACAGGGCGAGGCAGAGTTGGCCAATGGCAAAGCGGTTCGGCTTTTCGGAACCTTTCAAGATATCGACGACAAAAAAAGGAAAGACCTGGCATATTCGCAAGCCATGGAGCGATTGGCCCTGGCGACCAATGTCGCGAAAATCGGGGTTTGGGACTATGATGTGGTTCAAAACAATCTAATCTGGGATGACAATATGTTCAAACTCTACGGGCTCAATCGAAGCAATTTTTCCGGGGAAGTAGAAGCCTGGGAGTCCAGTGTTCACCCAGAAGATAAAAAAAGAGGGCAAAAGGAATTGGCACTGGCACTCGCAGGTGAAAAGGAATTCAATACAGAATTCCGTATCATACAACCAACTGGGGAAATCCGCCGCATAAAGGCCACGGCCACAGTGAAAAGAGATCAAAACGGACATCCCATACAAATGATCGGTACCAACTGGGACATTACCGAGTTAAAAGAAACCCAGTTGCAACTTGAGAGAACCATTGAGTCTTTCAACGGAGCGTTTGAAAACTCAAGTATCGGAATGGCCTTGGTCGGTTTGAATGGTAAATGGATAACCGTAAACAATAGTCTTTGCAAAAGCATTGGCTATACGAGCAAAGAGCTCATGGGGCTCACATTTCAAGACCTTACGCACCCCGATGACCTAAAAAAAGACCTCGGCTTACTAAAACAGCTGGTCGATGGCGAAATAGAGACTTACCAAATTGAAAAGCGTTATTTCCATAAGAAAGGCCACATCGTTTATGTTCTGCTCACTGTTACCGCGGTTCATGATATCGATGGAAATCTATCGCATTTCATTTCACAAATTGTTGATATCACCTCTCGGGTCGAAGCCCAAAGAAAGCAGCAAGAGCTCAATAAAATTGCACTTGAGCAGAACAAAAACCTGATGAACTTTGCCCATATTGTTTCACACAACCTGCGTTCGCATGCCACCAATATGACCATGTTGTTGGGGTTTTTGTCAAAGGAGAAAGATGGGGAAGAGTTTCAGAAGATACTATCAATGCTCCAATCGGCTTCTTTGGGGCTTAATGAGACGGTTGACCACCTGAACGAGGTTGTACAGATAAAGACCACCACACTTGACAATTTGAAATCGGTAAACCTCTGGGAGGCCATTGCCCATACCAAAAATAATATAAGGGCACAGATCGATGAACTTGATACTACCATTAAGGTCAACGTACCAAATGACCTGTTCATCAAGGCGGTACCCGCCTATTTAGACAGTATTTTGCTGAACCTTTTTACCAATGCCCTAAAATACAGCTCAACTGAACGGGCCCCAATCATTGAAATCGATACCAAGATCCAAAATGGCAAAGTCGAATTAAGATTCAGCGACAATGGTCTGGGTATTGATCTTGATAGGCATGGCGAAAAGATCTTTGGTATGTTCAAGACCTTTCATAGGCATAAAGATGCCAAGGGCATAGGCCTTTTTATAACCAAGAACCAAGTCGAGGCCATGGGCGGCAAAATTACCGTGGAAAGCGAGCCGAACCTCGGCACCTCGTTTATTCTAACTTTTGACTTAGCCAAAAAAAAAATGATTCATGAAGAAGATCAAGTGTGCGTGCGTAATTGA
- a CDS encoding TonB-dependent receptor, with amino-acid sequence MKKLYLVFAALLVSATVFSQGVTTSSIGGKITDNNGEPLPGASVVAVHVPSGTVYGAATDFDGFYRISGMRTGGPYKITISYVGFNDDVKEGVYLNLGQTTTINSQLAESATALDEVVVTAVGDGVFGANKTGTETNISQRQVATTPAASRSLADFVRLTPQAQLSEGDDGFSISLAGQNNRYNAIYIDGAVNNDVFGLAGSGTNGGQTGVNPLSVDAIETFQINIAPFDVRQSGFSGGSINAITRSGSNEFEGSAYYFTRNEGLAGKTPPDLVGDGEEREKLADFSANTYGVRLGGPIIKDKLFFFINYERAETEIPQPFNFSNYTGRSSQADLENLSNFLQSTYGYNPGIFNNNTRTLESNTLVAKIDWNINENNNLSLRHSYVGAENLEARNSGNRNIGFINGSEFFKSNTNSTALELNSRFGNKFSNNLVVGYTAVRDDRDPFGDPFPTVDIQDGDGTISFGSEPFSTANLLNTDYLTITDNFEIYAGRHTVTLGANLEFATIKNLFFAFNYGDYTFEDQFDDNGVLISSGLNQFLTGQDADVYQHGYSLVGNGAVGDESSGSADFKTFQAGFYVQDDVQVTDDFKVSIGARIDIPSWKDGTVNEDFNTRTVALLEAAGKDLQGARVGQGVGTAMFAPRLGFNWDVNGERTTQIRGGLGVFTSRLPLVWPGGTYNNNGVTGGFMFEFGQPFEPNVENQFEDPAPGSGGLGGNIDLIAEDFKLPQVMKYNIAIDQKLPWWGLIASADFLYTDVITDIYYENLNLKGPVGFYQGADNRPFYDRRDEIDPTYGRIILASNTGGGNATNLTFTLRKPFENGFAGSISYTYGESNKIFDGTSSQNSSQWRNILTVNGKNSPNLPVTRSDFALGNRIVADASYQISWNDNVKTTVGLLYSGFQGSPYSFSYNEGRDLLNDDSRDNALIYIPRNASEIQFAGTEAEQAAQWQQLDTFINSIDYLRENRGKYAERNAVRGPWSHIVDLKLLQDFSINWGNKKHTLQLSADIFNFTNFLNKDWGKLKFIRSEVSPLTTVSTGDTPVFAINQGVMNDDGTPNFEELDDFGIQSSRWQAQLGVRYIFN; translated from the coding sequence ATGAAAAAACTCTACTTGGTTTTTGCGGCGCTTTTGGTGTCTGCAACGGTATTTTCGCAGGGGGTCACCACTTCTTCAATCGGTGGTAAGATCACGGACAACAATGGCGAACCGCTACCTGGCGCCAGTGTTGTTGCGGTACACGTACCCTCTGGAACGGTCTATGGCGCTGCCACCGACTTTGATGGTTTTTACCGAATTTCTGGTATGCGTACTGGCGGCCCTTACAAGATTACGATTTCGTACGTTGGTTTCAACGATGATGTAAAAGAAGGGGTCTATCTCAACTTAGGTCAGACCACCACTATCAACTCTCAATTGGCTGAATCGGCAACAGCACTTGACGAAGTGGTTGTGACCGCTGTGGGCGATGGCGTCTTCGGTGCCAACAAGACAGGTACCGAGACCAACATTTCACAACGCCAAGTGGCGACCACTCCGGCGGCCTCTAGGTCGTTGGCAGATTTTGTGCGATTGACACCCCAGGCACAATTGTCTGAAGGGGATGATGGGTTCTCCATTTCATTGGCAGGACAGAACAATCGCTACAATGCCATCTATATTGATGGTGCCGTTAACAACGATGTATTTGGCTTGGCTGGTTCAGGCACCAACGGAGGCCAGACAGGGGTCAACCCTCTTTCAGTGGACGCCATTGAAACATTCCAAATCAACATTGCACCTTTTGATGTAAGACAATCAGGTTTTTCAGGAGGATCGATAAATGCCATCACCCGATCGGGTTCAAACGAATTTGAGGGATCGGCCTACTACTTTACACGTAATGAAGGTCTGGCCGGTAAAACACCACCCGATTTGGTGGGCGATGGTGAAGAAAGGGAAAAGCTTGCAGACTTCTCAGCAAACACCTACGGTGTTCGTTTAGGAGGTCCAATAATCAAAGACAAGCTGTTCTTCTTCATCAACTACGAAAGAGCGGAGACCGAGATTCCCCAACCTTTCAACTTTAGCAACTATACAGGGAGGTCATCACAGGCCGATCTAGAAAACTTGAGCAACTTCCTACAGAGTACCTATGGGTACAATCCAGGTATTTTTAACAACAACACCCGAACGTTGGAAAGCAACACTTTGGTGGCCAAGATAGATTGGAACATCAATGAGAACAACAACCTTTCGTTGCGCCATAGCTATGTGGGAGCAGAAAACCTGGAAGCACGTAATTCGGGCAATCGAAATATAGGCTTTATCAATGGTTCTGAATTCTTTAAGTCGAACACTAATTCGACTGCACTTGAATTGAACTCAAGGTTTGGCAACAAGTTCAGCAATAATTTGGTAGTGGGCTATACTGCCGTTAGGGATGACCGTGATCCATTCGGCGATCCCTTTCCTACGGTAGACATCCAAGATGGCGACGGAACCATTTCGTTTGGGTCTGAACCCTTCTCAACAGCCAACTTGTTGAACACAGATTATTTGACCATCACTGACAACTTTGAAATCTATGCTGGCCGCCATACGGTTACCTTGGGTGCCAACCTAGAATTCGCAACGATTAAGAACCTGTTTTTTGCTTTCAACTACGGAGACTACACATTCGAAGACCAATTCGACGACAATGGTGTGTTGATCTCTAGCGGTCTCAACCAGTTTTTGACCGGTCAAGATGCCGATGTGTACCAGCATGGCTATTCGTTGGTTGGCAATGGCGCTGTGGGCGATGAATCGTCAGGTTCAGCTGACTTCAAGACTTTTCAGGCAGGTTTTTATGTACAGGATGATGTTCAGGTAACCGATGATTTTAAAGTGAGCATCGGTGCACGTATCGATATTCCTAGCTGGAAAGACGGTACGGTGAACGAAGATTTCAATACCAGGACGGTTGCCTTGCTTGAAGCCGCCGGTAAAGACCTTCAAGGTGCTAGGGTAGGCCAAGGTGTCGGTACTGCCATGTTTGCACCAAGACTTGGTTTCAACTGGGATGTCAATGGTGAGCGAACCACACAAATTCGTGGTGGTCTCGGTGTGTTTACATCCAGATTGCCCTTGGTATGGCCCGGAGGCACCTATAACAACAACGGTGTAACCGGTGGATTTATGTTTGAATTCGGACAGCCATTTGAGCCCAATGTAGAAAACCAATTTGAAGATCCTGCCCCTGGTTCAGGTGGTTTGGGAGGAAACATCGACCTTATAGCTGAAGATTTCAAGTTGCCCCAGGTGATGAAGTATAACATTGCCATCGACCAAAAATTGCCATGGTGGGGATTGATTGCTTCAGCTGACTTCTTGTATACAGATGTCATCACCGATATCTATTATGAGAATTTGAACCTTAAGGGCCCCGTTGGTTTTTACCAAGGTGCCGATAATAGGCCATTCTACGATAGAAGAGACGAAATAGACCCAACGTATGGGAGAATTATTTTGGCTTCGAACACAGGTGGTGGTAATGCTACGAACCTTACTTTTACGCTTCGCAAGCCTTTTGAAAATGGTTTTGCCGGTTCCATTTCCTATACCTACGGTGAGTCTAACAAGATTTTCGATGGGACCTCTTCACAGAATAGCTCACAATGGCGAAATATTTTGACGGTGAACGGCAAAAACTCACCCAACCTGCCTGTTACCCGTTCAGATTTTGCTTTGGGCAACCGTATTGTGGCCGATGCCTCATATCAGATTAGTTGGAACGACAATGTCAAGACTACTGTAGGCTTGCTTTATTCTGGTTTCCAAGGTTCTCCTTATAGCTTTAGCTACAACGAAGGGCGCGACCTGTTGAACGACGATTCAAGGGATAACGCGTTGATTTATATACCCAGAAATGCCAGTGAAATACAGTTTGCAGGTACCGAAGCAGAGCAAGCGGCCCAATGGCAACAGTTGGATACTTTCATCAACAGCATTGACTACCTACGGGAGAACAGGGGCAAATATGCAGAGCGAAATGCGGTTCGAGGCCCTTGGAGCCACATCGTTGACCTCAAATTGCTTCAAGACTTCTCAATCAATTGGGGCAATAAGAAGCATACCTTGCAACTATCTGCTGATATTTTCAATTTCACCAATTTCTTGAACAAAGATTGGGGCAAACTGAAATTTATCAGAAGCGAGGTAAGCCCATTGACAACAGTTTCTACAGGTGATACGCCTGTATTTGCAATCAACCAAGGGGTTATGAACGATGATGGTACGCCTAACTTTGAAGAATTGGATGATTTCGGAATCCAGTCATCTAGGTGGCAGGCACAATTGGGTGTTCGCTACATCTTTAACTAA
- a CDS encoding DUF5689 domain-containing protein: MIVVFVFLGNAISCVKNQDFESITDACEENLVANATFADVKALYQGELLQIQEDWVIEGYVISSDRAGNFFSVLHFQDAPAEPTEGFQIAIDLFESHLLFEPGSKVLIKTKGLYLGQSKGVFRLGGTFAAFGATNVGRLPALKIPEHIFRSCDQVAAITPRKVRLDELDNALINTLVTIDSLQFVEHGLGLPFAEPWEETERTLKDCEGNELVLVNSGFADFQGELLPGGNGSVIGVLLRENDDFQLVIRDLDDVGFSNERCEEPVTEFTSNQIFFSELADPNNNAGARFVELYNAGNQPLDLNGWSIRRYTNANTEVSSVLDLSGFTIGALGTFVISPNAATFEAVYGFAPDMGVSTNSPADSNGDDNLVLVDPFGSVIDVFGVIGEDGSGTDHEFEDGRALRKVGVSQANPIYTFSEWTVYNDTGAAGTINQPQNAPEDFSPGQR, from the coding sequence ATGATAGTTGTTTTTGTCTTTTTGGGCAATGCCATTTCATGTGTAAAAAACCAAGACTTTGAATCCATTACAGATGCGTGTGAAGAAAATCTGGTCGCCAATGCCACTTTCGCCGATGTCAAGGCACTCTATCAGGGCGAACTTTTACAGATACAGGAAGATTGGGTAATCGAGGGATATGTAATCTCCTCTGATCGGGCGGGCAATTTTTTCAGTGTGCTGCATTTTCAAGATGCACCTGCCGAACCGACCGAAGGTTTTCAAATAGCTATAGACCTTTTTGAGTCGCATTTGTTGTTCGAGCCGGGCAGCAAGGTCTTGATCAAAACAAAGGGACTGTACCTGGGGCAGAGTAAAGGGGTATTCAGGCTCGGGGGCACCTTTGCGGCCTTTGGCGCCACCAATGTGGGTCGGTTACCCGCATTAAAAATTCCGGAGCATATTTTTAGAAGCTGTGATCAAGTGGCCGCAATAACCCCTAGAAAGGTACGGCTCGACGAACTGGATAATGCCTTGATCAATACATTGGTGACAATCGATAGTCTTCAATTTGTGGAACACGGATTGGGGCTGCCATTTGCAGAACCGTGGGAGGAAACAGAGCGCACACTTAAAGATTGTGAAGGCAACGAATTGGTGCTGGTCAACAGTGGCTTTGCAGATTTTCAGGGCGAGTTGCTTCCTGGGGGCAACGGTTCGGTTATAGGGGTTCTTTTGAGGGAGAACGACGATTTTCAATTAGTGATCCGCGATTTGGACGATGTTGGTTTTTCCAACGAAAGGTGTGAAGAACCGGTGACCGAATTTACTTCCAACCAAATTTTCTTTTCTGAATTGGCCGACCCCAACAACAATGCAGGGGCGCGGTTTGTAGAATTGTACAATGCCGGGAATCAGCCTTTGGATTTGAACGGCTGGTCGATACGTCGCTATACCAATGCCAATACCGAAGTAAGCTCGGTCCTTGATCTTTCGGGTTTTACCATTGGTGCCCTGGGCACGTTTGTAATTTCACCCAATGCCGCGACATTTGAAGCCGTATACGGTTTTGCCCCTGATATGGGGGTATCGACCAACAGCCCTGCCGATTCAAACGGGGACGATAATCTTGTGCTGGTAGATCCTTTCGGATCGGTCATCGATGTCTTTGGGGTCATAGGCGAAGACGGCTCTGGCACCGACCATGAGTTCGAAGATGGCAGGGCCCTTCGAAAAGTCGGGGTTTCACAAGCAAACCCGATCTATACTTTTTCAGAATGGACCGTTTATAACGATACGGGTGCAGCGGGCACCATAAACCAACCCCAGAATGCCCCTGAAGATTTTTCGCCCGGCCAGCGATAG
- a CDS encoding TonB-dependent receptor, whose product MRLLPLFLCSFALFQVIGQESISIKGKLVDAQLNRPIPNGRVILGGTSLTYETNSEGEFELTTPLTGERLLVCTANDFITKRLAIQLEGTNLDVGTVFMEPDVTVEQTDNLITLTDIELSDDVEAVSASAGLLQATRDVFLNRAAFDFGQAFFRVRGYDSREGKVFINNMPMNKFFDGRPQWNNWGGLNDVVRNQTFTNGLEAAEMGFGGILGNTNIDTRPSGLRPGLRLSASASNRTYSGRLMATYTSSGNSDWHYTVSGSRRWATEGYIDGTHYDAFSFFGALEYRLNERNSLLLTSIMAKNRRGRSAAITEEVFELAGNRYNPYWGYQNDGMRSSRERDIFEPILMLNHYFESQNIQIVTGVSYQSGSRARSRLGYFNAPNPDPTYYRYLPSFYINNPIGADFTNAALAREGFLQNPQINWNNLYLANSNTVNQGKAAYVLQNDIVEDARFSVNSVANISMGHRFLLDLGLGHTQTNSANFAELDDLLGADFHEDIDPFSNTRNNINGPLNKEEGDVFSYHYEVEATTLNGFVQARKQFDKWSAFFAAEASRTTYRRTGLFQNERFSQNSLGKGEKVDFSNFGAKGGLTYKITARHWLRAQAAYLTRSPIVQNVYVNPRESHEVVPDIESETVSSMDMDYFLRLPDLTGRISGFYTRFQNATDINFFFVDSGLGSDFVQEVITDLDRVHMGIEVGIEYQVSPAVELSLVANVGKYLFANHPAVTINFDTAGQEEPIAPEGNIDLGLANIKGYRLAQGPQKAVAFGVEYRDPDYWWVGATANYLANNYANISTITRTQSFLIDPETGQRFVDATEENVAKLLQQQKLDDFYLLNLVGGKSWLIDGTYVSIFASINNVFEATFRTGGYEQSRNGNFGQLQQDNLRNNPTFAPKYWYGYGRTYFLNVAVSF is encoded by the coding sequence ATGCGGCTATTGCCTTTATTTCTGTGTTCATTTGCCTTGTTTCAGGTAATTGGACAGGAGTCCATCTCCATAAAGGGAAAATTGGTGGATGCCCAACTGAACAGGCCCATTCCCAACGGGAGGGTCATACTCGGGGGAACGTCACTCACTTACGAAACCAATTCTGAAGGTGAATTTGAACTTACCACTCCATTGACAGGTGAACGGCTGTTGGTCTGCACTGCCAATGATTTTATCACCAAACGATTGGCAATACAGCTGGAAGGAACCAATCTTGATGTGGGCACGGTTTTCATGGAACCAGACGTAACCGTTGAACAGACCGACAACCTGATTACCTTAACCGATATTGAACTTTCCGATGATGTTGAGGCAGTTTCCGCTTCAGCAGGCTTGCTACAGGCTACCCGTGATGTCTTTTTGAACCGTGCCGCCTTTGACTTTGGGCAGGCCTTCTTTCGGGTAAGGGGCTATGATTCGAGAGAGGGCAAAGTCTTCATCAACAATATGCCGATGAACAAATTTTTTGATGGGAGGCCCCAATGGAACAACTGGGGCGGCCTCAACGACGTGGTGCGAAACCAAACCTTTACCAACGGACTCGAAGCGGCCGAAATGGGTTTTGGCGGTATTTTGGGAAATACCAACATTGACACCCGCCCATCCGGTTTACGGCCTGGCCTTCGGCTTTCTGCATCGGCCTCTAACAGAACCTATTCTGGGCGCTTGATGGCCACTTATACTTCAAGTGGAAACAGTGATTGGCATTACACGGTATCGGGTTCAAGGCGTTGGGCAACGGAAGGGTACATAGATGGAACACATTACGATGCCTTTTCCTTTTTTGGCGCACTCGAATACCGGTTGAATGAAAGAAATTCGCTGCTACTGACCTCCATTATGGCCAAAAATCGTCGGGGCCGTTCGGCCGCGATCACCGAAGAAGTGTTTGAGCTGGCCGGAAACCGCTACAACCCGTATTGGGGGTATCAAAATGATGGGATGCGCAGCAGCCGTGAACGGGATATTTTTGAACCGATCTTGATGCTGAACCACTATTTTGAGTCACAAAACATACAGATTGTCACAGGTGTTTCCTATCAATCGGGCAGCCGTGCAAGAAGTCGGTTGGGGTACTTCAATGCGCCAAATCCTGATCCGACATACTATCGTTACCTGCCGAGTTTTTACATCAACAACCCGATAGGGGCCGATTTTACCAATGCAGCATTGGCAAGGGAAGGATTTTTACAGAACCCACAGATTAACTGGAACAATCTCTATTTGGCGAACTCGAACACGGTAAACCAGGGCAAGGCCGCCTATGTATTGCAGAACGATATTGTTGAAGATGCCCGTTTTTCGGTCAATTCAGTGGCAAACATCTCCATGGGCCATCGATTTCTGCTCGATTTAGGACTTGGGCATACCCAGACCAATTCTGCCAATTTTGCTGAACTGGACGATTTATTGGGAGCTGATTTCCACGAGGATATAGACCCGTTCTCCAATACCCGAAACAATATCAACGGCCCTTTGAACAAAGAGGAGGGTGATGTTTTTTCATACCATTATGAAGTTGAAGCGACAACCCTGAACGGGTTCGTACAGGCGAGAAAGCAGTTTGACAAATGGAGTGCTTTTTTTGCAGCTGAAGCTTCAAGAACGACCTACCGGCGTACGGGCCTTTTTCAAAACGAACGTTTCTCACAGAATTCGCTCGGCAAGGGCGAAAAGGTCGATTTCTCAAATTTTGGGGCGAAGGGAGGCCTGACCTACAAGATTACGGCAAGGCATTGGTTGAGGGCCCAAGCGGCGTATTTGACCCGCTCGCCGATAGTGCAGAACGTGTACGTAAATCCACGCGAGAGCCATGAAGTGGTCCCCGATATTGAGAGTGAAACCGTTTCTTCGATGGACATGGACTATTTCCTGCGGCTCCCTGATCTGACAGGGAGAATTTCAGGATTTTACACCCGTTTTCAGAATGCCACCGACATCAATTTCTTTTTTGTCGATTCGGGGCTGGGCTCCGATTTTGTACAAGAGGTCATCACAGATCTCGATAGAGTGCACATGGGCATTGAGGTCGGTATTGAGTACCAAGTTTCGCCTGCCGTCGAGCTCTCATTGGTGGCCAACGTGGGCAAGTACCTTTTTGCCAATCATCCAGCAGTTACCATAAACTTTGACACCGCAGGCCAAGAAGAACCCATTGCCCCTGAGGGAAACATTGACCTGGGCCTTGCCAACATAAAAGGCTATAGACTGGCCCAAGGCCCACAGAAGGCCGTTGCATTCGGAGTTGAATATCGCGATCCCGATTACTGGTGGGTGGGCGCCACCGCAAACTATTTGGCGAACAATTATGCCAATATTTCAACCATTACCAGAACGCAGAGTTTTTTGATAGATCCCGAGACCGGGCAACGATTTGTCGATGCCACAGAAGAAAATGTTGCCAAGCTCCTGCAACAGCAAAAACTGGATGATTTTTATCTCTTGAATCTGGTCGGCGGAAAGTCTTGGCTTATCGACGGAACCTATGTAAGCATTTTTGCCAGTATCAACAATGTTTTTGAGGCCACCTTTAGAACGGGTGGATACGAGCAGAGCAGAAATGGCAATTTTGGCCAATTGCAACAAGATAACCTGAGAAATAACCCCACTTTCGCACCAAAATATTGGTACGGTTACGGCCGAACCTATTTTTTGAATGTGGCGGTAAGTTTTTGA
- a CDS encoding endonuclease/exonuclease/phosphatase family protein — translation MRRLVVLFCFLSIYCHSQSEQPYRIRSIAFYNVENLFDTTNDTLIFDDERTPTGAYGWTQERYQRKIAHISQVLSEIGKETTGTSPDIIGLCEVENKKVINDLVAHVNLRSKNYGIVHHDSPDERGIDVALLYKKNVFLPHSFNNHRLLLFDEDSNRDYSRDQLVVGGMLDNEEFHFIVNHWPSRSGGEAKSRPNRIQAAHLNKRIIDSILRLKPSAKIISMGDFNDDPRNDSFKKVLKTVGKKRLLDSTGLFNPMERLFKKGVGSLAYRDKWNLFDQFFFTANLLSDRRETYSFWKVGVFDPDYLKNKSGPYRGYPFRTYVGTTYHGGYADHFPVYLFLVKASPNPSKGGE, via the coding sequence ATGAGAAGGTTAGTCGTTCTTTTTTGTTTTCTTTCGATATACTGCCATAGCCAATCTGAACAGCCGTATAGGATAAGGTCAATTGCCTTTTACAATGTCGAAAACCTGTTTGACACTACCAATGACACGTTGATCTTTGATGATGAAAGAACACCGACAGGGGCTTACGGTTGGACCCAGGAGCGTTACCAACGAAAAATAGCGCACATCTCACAGGTGCTTTCAGAAATTGGCAAGGAAACAACAGGCACCTCGCCCGATATCATCGGGCTCTGCGAAGTAGAGAATAAAAAGGTAATCAACGATTTGGTGGCACACGTAAACTTACGTTCAAAAAACTACGGAATAGTACACCACGACTCACCCGATGAGCGGGGTATCGATGTGGCCCTACTTTACAAGAAAAACGTTTTTTTGCCCCATTCGTTCAACAACCACCGATTGTTGCTTTTTGATGAGGATAGCAATAGGGACTATAGCCGAGACCAATTAGTGGTCGGTGGTATGTTGGATAACGAAGAATTCCATTTTATCGTCAACCATTGGCCCTCACGTAGTGGTGGCGAGGCCAAGAGCAGACCTAACAGGATACAGGCGGCCCACTTGAACAAACGTATCATCGACTCGATTCTGCGCCTGAAGCCCAGTGCCAAGATCATATCGATGGGCGATTTCAACGACGACCCCCGAAACGACTCTTTCAAAAAAGTGTTGAAAACAGTAGGCAAAAAAAGATTGTTGGACAGTACGGGCCTTTTTAACCCAATGGAGCGGCTCTTCAAAAAAGGTGTGGGTTCATTGGCCTATCGCGACAAGTGGAATCTTTTTGACCAGTTTTTCTTCACAGCAAATCTGCTTTCAGACCGTAGGGAGACCTATTCGTTTTGGAAAGTCGGGGTCTTTGACCCAGATTATCTGAAAAACAAAAGCGGACCATACAGGGGCTATCCTTTTCGAACATATGTGGGCACCACTTATCACGGCGGGTACGCTGACCATTTTCCAGTGTATCTGTTTTTGGTGAAAGCCTCTCCCAACCCCTCCAAAGGAGGGGAGTGA